Proteins encoded in a region of the Armatimonadota bacterium genome:
- a CDS encoding helix-turn-helix transcriptional regulator, with product MAASRASADSLVATKGTAFGQRLRIAIKEEFGTNKEFARAMGVSEGRVSQILKGSEVLTSVTLDAVLASFSNLGRQERIHAAWIDTYAPGPMQGENLLDTESQETFLQSLPELIQAGRSREVLQRLLEVRSYVEDTQRWMHLSRATTELALRLERPSVAFGVAQELYGRATDLGELGWAATGLWTAAIALRNMPHLPAADTIQGHERAVEFLGQWSPPNPTLKRDATQALQRDRALTLIAVAEKRSIPLEQFSHEHKILQASLTRIEDPTALAIGTEVLARLSLAAENLFLAEEELESSQTFHPSAEHSIKGAILRAKIEHGRRDSPYRDTLTSALEEAWCTDDLHHVQVIERLLMKLELGRPL from the coding sequence ATGGCCGCTTCGAGAGCAAGCGCGGATTCTTTAGTCGCAACTAAAGGGACAGCCTTCGGGCAACGACTCCGCATCGCCATCAAGGAGGAGTTCGGCACGAACAAGGAGTTCGCCCGCGCCATGGGCGTCAGCGAAGGCCGCGTGTCTCAGATCCTCAAGGGAAGCGAGGTTCTCACGTCCGTCACGCTTGACGCCGTGCTCGCCAGCTTCTCGAACCTTGGCCGGCAGGAGCGTATTCACGCGGCCTGGATCGACACCTACGCGCCCGGGCCGATGCAAGGAGAGAATCTCCTTGACACCGAGTCTCAGGAAACGTTCCTGCAGTCCTTGCCTGAACTGATCCAGGCGGGCCGATCGAGAGAAGTGCTCCAGCGGCTACTTGAGGTGAGGAGTTACGTCGAGGACACTCAGCGCTGGATGCATTTGAGCCGGGCCACAACCGAGCTGGCCCTGCGACTCGAGCGACCAAGCGTGGCATTTGGCGTCGCTCAGGAGCTGTACGGACGAGCCACCGACTTGGGGGAACTTGGCTGGGCTGCTACCGGTCTCTGGACTGCAGCGATAGCGCTTCGCAACATGCCCCATCTCCCCGCCGCTGACACGATCCAGGGGCATGAACGGGCCGTGGAGTTTCTGGGTCAGTGGTCGCCCCCCAATCCAACGTTGAAACGTGACGCGACTCAGGCGCTCCAGCGCGATCGGGCCCTGACCCTCATTGCCGTGGCCGAGAAGCGATCAATACCACTAGAGCAATTCAGCCACGAGCACAAAATCCTTCAGGCTTCTCTCACCAGGATCGAGGATCCAACTGCCCTGGCGATCGGCACGGAAGTACTCGCTCGCTTGAGCCTTGCTGCAGAAAATCTGTTCCTCGCGGAAGAAGAACTCGAGAGCTCGCAGACCTTTCATCCCTCAGCTGAACACTCAATCAAGGGAGCCATTCTCCGAGCAAAGATCGAACACGGTCGCAGGGACTCACCATACCGAGACACCCTCACGTCGGCTCTTGAAGAAGCTTGGTGCACGGACGACCTCCACCACGTTCAGGTCATCGAGCGGCTTTTGATGAAACTTGAGCTGGGGCGGCCCCTATAG